Within Pseudomonadota bacterium, the genomic segment GTATGGAACAAAATCGGGAAATATTTGGAGAAAATCTATTTGCCAGGGTTGTTGATATGGTGCCTGCCAATGACTCAAATTATTCTAAATTCATGGACATTGCCACTCTTTCCATAACTGAGATAATAAGCACAAGCTCATATTATTTGGGAGAAGAAATAGAAGATTCACACTACAATTAAGTATCTTACTTTCAATTATTTATATTAGCCAGTTATATAATATAATATAACTGGCTAATATATAATTATAAATACTCTTCGTTTTACTCTATATCCGCTATCCAGGCTTATGTTTTAACAGTTGTAAGCCGTGAGAGATAAAAAGTTATTCTAAAGACGTTTTGATAGTAGAGCCACTTTCAAAACGTTTCAGTTTGGTCAAGCTCAAGGCGGGAGAAAATTTCAACCACAGGAATACCTTTAGTATTTCGAGGATTTAAATTTGAGCCCAACGCAGAGATCGGCCAAGATGTGGCGTTTTGAAACTGGCTCAGTAATTTATTAAAAAGATTATTGCCCAGTGTGGATTTTGCTTTGCTCTGCCTCAAGAGGAATCTCTTATGAAGTTATTCTTGCTTTTCCACAATGCTTTTGTTAATTTAATAATCACATTATTAAGTTTCATATATTTGGAAACACTTCATAAATCTAAACTCATACCTTGGCCTAAATACTAATATAGGACTTGCTATGATATCTTTACAGGTGCGCAGGAATTATCTGTTAATCTTCTGGCTGTATTTAAAGGATTGTTATGCCTGAAACGAAACAGCAGAATTCATCAGCCAATGGTTTTCGCCGCAGTCTTTACCTTTTTTTCAGTATTTTCATGCTTACCGGAGCAGTAATAAGCGGCTTGATGATGGTCTTTTACCGGTCGGAAATAAAAACTCGCCTGTCACAGCTTAAAACCCAAGAGGAATTTTCGGTTAACCTGCAGAGTAAAGCCATCGAAAATCTTTTTGATTCAATTGTTGGTGATCTGTTTTTTTTGAGCCGTCAGAATGAGCTGCAAGAATATCTGGCAGAAGGCAACACTGCCCGCCTGGACGAAATTGCCAATGAATATCTCAATCTTAGTGCTGAGAAAAAAATATATGATCAAATTCGTTTTCTTGATCAAAATGGGGTGGAAAAGGTCAGGGTTAATTTTAATCAGGGAAATCCTATCCGAATTGTTTCAGATAAATTGCAGTCCAAGCAAAAACGCTATTATTTCAAGGATTGCTATCAGCTTGAACAGGGAGAAGTATTTATCTCGCCTTTTGATCTTAATGTGGAACATCAACAGATCGAACAGCCTTTAAAGCCCATGATCAGGATAGGAACGCCGGCTTTTGATTCGAAAGGTTTGAAGTGTGGTATAGTTTTGCTAAATTATCTTGGATCTGATCTGCTCAAGAAATTGATAGATTCGGAACAGGTTTCACTGGGCCGGACAATGCTACTCAATGCTGACGGCTACTGGTTGCTCAGCCCTGATCCCAATCAGGAATGGGGATTCATGTTTAAAGACGAAAAGCGTTCTTTTTCCTATCTGTATCCTGAGCCCTGGAAGGAGATAAAGCGTCAAAAGAGTGGACAGATTCTTACTCCCGAAGGTTTATTTACTTATAGGGTTATATATCCGATAAATAAAGGGCAT encodes:
- a CDS encoding GGDEF domain-containing protein, yielding MPETKQQNSSANGFRRSLYLFFSIFMLTGAVISGLMMVFYRSEIKTRLSQLKTQEEFSVNLQSKAIENLFDSIVGDLFFLSRQNELQEYLAEGNTARLDEIANEYLNLSAEKKIYDQIRFLDQNGVEKVRVNFNQGNPIRIVSDKLQSKQKRYYFKDCYQLEQGEVFISPFDLNVEHQQIEQPLKPMIRIGTPAFDSKGLKCGIVLLNYLGSDLLKKLIDSEQVSLGRTMLLNADGYWLLSPDPNQEWGFMFKDEKRSFSYLYPEPWKEIKRQKSGQILTPEGLFTYRVIYPINKGHFFSSGTKEYFGNTQTKINFRDYYWHLVSFTPKETFDKFAAHLMMKFFGFGAGIFLIIASGSWFLAFAITKRRISQDRMKTMALYDVLTDLPNRRLFYDRLDTVIKQSRRYKTRFGLLYIDLDGFKKINDSFGHEAGDALLCEVADRLRQCVRESDTVARLGGDEFAVIIDHLKTDNGVHVAAGNIILMLSKQITLPQGNARIGASIGISLFPINSEDGEELLRQADIAMYHSKRSGKNMFSLFSSELAAEDIESD